The genomic stretch ATGCCACGTGTCGTCACATAGGAATGCTACgtgtcttaaaaaataattaataataaaaaaaacaaaactttcaaaaaaaaaaaaaattgaaaaattcatggAGTGGCTTCAGCAACTCCTAGGCCGGCCGCAGGGGgtgtggctgaagccacccccaatgaccaaaatgggggtggcgggccacccccattggccaaaatgggatGGCCACCACCCCatgattttttcaattttgtttttgaaggtttatttatttatttatttcaattatttttaatttttaggacacgtcATTTTTATGTGATGACACGTGTGACAAATCCTAACGGAAGTACTAAGTTGGTTTTTTCCCATAAGTCATGTACTATTTATAATAGAATTTGACCCTaggtggaaaaaaaataaaaatctataaaCCTAAgtactaataaagtatttaactataacatttaaaaacaaatgacTTTCGCTTTTGAGCTCTTTAGATTGGGAGAGCATCGCCGACATgagttaaatttaacattgagtTGAAAGTTTGTTAAATAGcgctttttgtgagttttgtgataattttaaaaataaagagcTCAATAGGAATGCTCCCATATGTTAAGATAATGtttaaataatactttttttaatgtctaaataatatttaaatgtttaTCATAGTAAATATTAGTGACATATATGAGGGCGTAGGTAATATGTGTGACATGTGGCTAGATGGATAAGAATAGCCACCATTTGACTAATACTCACTTGAAGAGCCAACTGTTTGAGTATATAATTGGTTTTTGTTTGTCAGCTAAACCTAAATCCTTCAATTTAGATAGTTTATTGAAAATGATCGGTTTTAATTAGTAAATTGCCTTCCTTAGATTAAGCCATACAATGTGTTGATTCAATTTTTGGTTCCGATAAATTATTAGCCAACGATTTTTCTTTATGATTGAGATTCCATAAAGAAATCCATCATTATATTTAAATAGTTAAAcgcttctctttctcttccctttccttgaatgaaaaaaaagaaaaaagaaaaagataacacttaatcccttcaaactaccactccaatgataatctactctctaaactaccaaaacaatgataatgtatcttcgattttaacaaaatgacgaaattacccttactaaaataaaaacaaaaatactaaaatttatttatttatttttaaattttaagggtatttttatcttattgaaaattctagaggtgtaatttcatcattttgttagtattgaaaagtacattatcattattttggtagtttggggtaaattgtcataattgatagcTTGAGAGAGTTAAGTGTACtttactcaaaaaataaaaaaaaaacttaattataagATTTTACATTTCGAGTAATCGAATTAATTCGATTACTCGAAATGTAAAATcttataattaagtttttttttttttttgaaatatgttcagtttttttagttttattctcGGATAGTGTTCTTAAGCATCACCTAGAAagtcataaaaaataagaaataaaaaaaaagtcatacgTCTCATCCTCCTTAATTGAAACAGAGAAAACAGAGCAAAAGAACCAATGGAGCTCAGTTGCAGAACTATCCTCTACTTCATTTCTCTACTATTATTGTTcctctcatcatcatcatcaacagcATCATCGTCGTCGTCGTCAATTATATCAAGATTTCAAGAGTACCTCCAAATCAACACAGCCCAGCCGAGCCCCCAGTACGCTGAATCGGCCGATTTCATCCTCTCCCAAGCCAAGTCCATCGCGCTTGAGGCGCAGACCCTGGAGTTCGTGGAGGGCAAGCCTCTGATCCTCCTCAAATGGCCCGGCTCCGATCCCAGCCTCCCCACAATCCTTCTCAACTCCCACACCGACGTTGTTGCCGCCGAGCACGACAAGTGGTCGCACCATCCCTTCAGTGCCCACCTCGACCAGCACGGCAACATCTACGCCAGAGGGTCCCAGGACATGAAGTGCGTTGGCATCCAGTACCTCGAGGCCATTCGCAAGTTGAAGGCTTCTGGGTTCCAGCCCCTTCGCTCTGTCTACCTGTCCTTTGTGCCGGACGAGGAGATTGGCGGCCACGATGGTGCCGGGAAGTTCGTGGATTCCGATGTTTTCAAGAGTCTGAATGTGGGCATTTTACTCGACGAAGGTAACTGATTTTTAGCACTATTTAGTATTGTTTAAGGTAATTTGTTGCACTCTGTTTTTAGGTATTTGAGTAATTTTGGGAACAGGGTTGGCTTCGACTAGTGAGAAGTACAGGGCGTTTTATGCGGAAAGGGGTCCGTGGTGGCTGGTGATTAAGGCTACTGGGCAGCCAGGCCATGGGTCGAGGTTGTATGACAATTCTGCCATGGAGAATCTGTTGAAAAGCATTGAGAGTGTGAGGAGGTTTCGAGCTTCGCAGTTGGATTTGGTGAAGGCAGGTTTAAAGGCTGAGGGCGAGGTTGTTTCGGTGAATATGGTGTTCTTGAAGGCGGGCACGCCGACTCCAACTGTAAGTTAGACTCAATTTTGGAGCTTTTTTGTTGATGGATTGGGTGTCATTTTAGGTTAAGTATAGTATAGAGATCCTGCAATTTTGTTGTCTGGCAAATTTTGGCAGCAAAGAGGAGATTTCGCCATCTGTTTGGGGAGGTCCTGACAGAAAATTTGCTGGGATTCGGTGACTTGGAAGTTACGCCAATCATTAGAGGTCTAAACTATAAAGTCCAACAGACCAGTACAATTGGTGAGTTGGGAGACATATATTATGGAGGTGTTACAAAAACCAGTACAATTTTGAGCACTATTTGCAGTCCcacaaaaacttttttattttttatttttggttattttggtaagTCAATTTGGTTAAAAAGCCTTGAAACCTTCTTTTTTTAGCCTCATCAAtttgccccaaaaaaaaaaataataatgagtactattcactcaccaaatgaataaaaaaaaaggtttatgtttccctttttcttttttgtttctctctcctccttttgtagttaaaaaaaatatatttaaatagaatagtgaaaatagattgttaaaatagtaaaGCCGTTAGAGatgcttttaaaataaatagttaaaatagagaaaagtgtacttttaattattttaatgagtaaaatttggtgagaccGCTAATAATGCTCTTACAAGAAAACCTTAAAGTATAAGTGCGAGGCTTTAGAAAAGACATGCCCATGATGAGATCTAGGCCTCGAGACATTAGGCTTAGGTTACGTTTGGTATgcagaatagctattccattagAAAAAAATAGATAGATTTTATTGGAAATGAAAGAAGGTGGAATGAATTAGTCTTGGAATAATTGAGAGGGATAGCTATTCCTGAATTTAAGGAATAGTCTTTCCATTATGGGCCATATGAATGGCTATTTCAAGTGTTAAGAGTATATGTATACTTTAACATCAATGCCATTTTATTCCATCTTCtttcattcttaataaaagcTATTACTTTTTTCTAGAGGAATAGTCATTCCGCTTACCAAATGTACCCTTAATCCTCATTTGACAAGCACCTAAATCTCacaaatttacaaaatttattGTTAGAATTAtcttttgagaaatgctattttgtaGACTCCTATACACTAGGACGACATGGTAGTAAAAATTGGCCCTTAATTATCTGTTTTACAAGTCCGTGTTGATCTAAAGGCTGATTTTAACTGTCATGTTATCGTAGTTATATGGCAATCGTATCTActaagtagcattactctatctTTTATGTAGAAGGTTTAGAATAGTGGCCAATGAACTCTAGCTCAGATAGCGCTTTCTCCCTCCCATAAGAACATTGAGGCTCACTGAAAGCATGCATAAGTTACCGATTAAAGAATGGTGGTTAGACGTACTTGTTATCTCTTACTCTCTTCCCATTATCACAATGATATATGTTCTTGGCAATTTAAAAGATGTAAGTTTCTCCCTTCTTGTGTATCAGGGTTTCGTCATGAATGTGCAGCCATCTGAAGCACAAGCAGGTTTTGATATTCGAGTGCCACCAACTGCCGATCCAGAATCTCTGGAGAGACGGATCACTGAAGAATGGGCACCTGCTTCACGTAATATGACATTTGAGGTAATGATTCACTTTTTCTGAACTGTATTAGCATAACAAGGAAGAGACCTTTTCTTGGTTATTGCTGTCAAGCTTCAAAAATTTCTGTATAAAATTGTGGGAAACCACAAAGCTTTTAAGAGTGTGCTTAAAAACTGTAGAAGGCGGATATGTACTCTGTAAAATCAGGATTAGGGATAGTTAGCATGCAATATGTGGTAGAATCTACTTAAGACAAAAATGGTGTGAATTGTGAAAGAGGATAATCTTCAGACCATGGTGGATGCTTGATTCTTCAATCAAACAAGGACAAGGCCACTCTAGTTACCCCTGGAATATGGGTGGAACACATGCAGCCATTGCCTTGAATTTGATGCTGTCACTGGTGCTTTTTATTGGTTGTTCTGTAGATGTTGAACTGCATTCTGTATATGTGTGCGGTATAgaataaaatttgtttagagATGGCTCCATCAGGTCCACTTTAACATGCCTACATTTGTTGAAAGGATTGTGTCTGGAAGTACGGACTATCATGATTGTGGGAAGTTCTTTTACTTCATTTGTTCAGAGCAGAATCATGGTCCTATTGAGATCAACATGATAACAGAGGGTCAACACTTTAGGAATCTGGGTTCTCTTTGGGGACAAAAAATGTTCCTTTATTGTTGTTGCTGTGGTATGATTATTTCTCCCTGTTGTCACTTTCTCTAATTGTTTGTAGCTTGGGCAGTTTAAGCAGAAGGCTTCTGTGCGTGATAAGTTTGGGAAGCCAATGCTCACCGCGACTGACAGTTCTAACCCCTGGTGGACCTTACTAAATGAAGCTGTCAGAAAAGCTAATGGCAAACTTGGTAAGCCAGAAATCTTTCCCGCCGCAACAGATGCTCGCTACTACCGCGAACTTGGCTTGCCAGCAATCGGCTTCTCTCCTATGGCAAACACTCCTATTCTCCTCCATGATCATAATGAGGTGACTGTCTTATTCAACATGCTTGTTGGTTATGAATATATACTGTTTACCGCATGTTTACATGGGCCATGAGTTAAAATCTATTGTGAGATCATATGAAcattgttttgtgtgtgtgagcaATCCACATGTGAGGCTGCATAATCTGAACTAAGTCAAGTTGATGTTGGCCCCAGGCTGCAGATTTAAAGTTTTATCagaaaacccaacaaactcTCAACACCAGtgacaaaagaaatctaatGTATTGGCAGAAATTGAGAGAACAATGAAAAGAGGTTCCAACTCTTGATATAAGAGCTTGCTGTCCAATGATACAGCCAGGTTCTTACTCAATAGACACCCTCTAAGGAATGGGGTGTCAGCCTTTTTATACAGAAGCTCAAAGCAGACTTAATATTCTAGGAACAGCCTCGTGATCTCTAGACTTAAAGAACAACTCTGGAGATCAGACTCCTCTCTTTTTAGATACTCAAAAGATATCAGACACATCAATTACACTCTTTATCAAGGAAGACGAATAAGATTTCCCTGGATTTTCACTCTTTGACTCATTTATTAATTGGACATCAGAGattggttttatttaattaattcttttctGTATGACTTTTGACCTGCCAAGGACTGGTTTCAGTTCCAGCAACAATTGTAATGCTTGCTGCATCACAATTTCTGAATGTTCGAGAGTTGTTTGTTTAGTTTTGAACCAAATCAGAAGCCAAGCGCATCATGCTTATGAGCTTTTCTTATCACTAACCTAGATTACATATTTAAGCTTGGTTCCTTAATCTTTCAACATGCAACTGATGACTATCGCATTTTCCATCCTGTTGCAGTTTCTAAACCAAGATGAGTACTTGAAAGGAATTGATGTCTATGTGTCAATAATCAAAGCTTATGCATCTTATGTTGAACATACAAGAAAGGAGGGCTCCAGAGATGAGTTATAAGGGAGCAGGGCCGATACTCTCAATCTCAAGTCAAACGTGCCTGATATCAGTTTCAGTCTCATTATTGTATAATAGTGATGTATCAATAAGCAGGGCAACAGTCcccaaaaggtagctcaattggttggcGTCTACGCTTTataaagtgaaggtcactagttcaaatctctacCCCTCCCCttatgcgaacatgtcaaaataataataataataataagcaggGCAGTAGGACGTTTGACTACTATGTATGCTCCAAAAGACTGATTGATAGCATTACTTGCTGAATGTTTGATAAATGGAGCAAAACCGCATTTAGCATTCTTTTCATTGATTGAACAACATATGCACCTTGAAACAAATCATTCTACACtcaattaaccaaattaattgTTGTACATCTAATTGCTTGTTATCACAGTCTAATGATCGTATCTTTGTGCTGTTTATTGCCTCTCAATTTTAAGATCCAAGGTCATTTTACAGCTTTTGACTGTCTCGTTCTCTAGTTTGCCTGAGAGTTCAGCATTTTTCTGGTTTCTTTCATTGCTTCTATTGATACTTGGCAAATGCAAGTAGCATGAGCTTACGCACTCTTCGTCGTCTTCTACCAATAATCCCCACAAGAGCATACTCCATCTAGAAAATGATGGTACCGAATGGGATCTCTAATCACTATAGTTCGTTGTTCGATCTTCGTTATGAGTTTTGCGAAAATATGACAGTCTCCGCAAATCCTAATGTTTTTCTTGATCCTGATCGTCTTCTCCCTTGACAAGCTCATCATACCAAAGACAATTGCCAGTTTCTCACTGTGGTATCGAAGTGAGTCTTCCCTCTGCTCACCCTCAAGATCTTGCAAGACAAAATTCGTGTCTGGGACATAACCCACTCCCATCAATCTATGAATCAACTGGTTCAGCTGCTTGTTGATCTCATCTGTTTGTGGATGCGAGTTATCTCCTAAAATAAAAGCATGTATCTTTTTGCTGACTTCAATCCAGCTACACCCTGGTTCTTTTCTGATTCCTCTAGCTTTCATGGTCCTCCTGACTTCTGTAACATCATCCCACCTTTGAGAATTTGCATATATATTAGATAACAGTATATAGGTTCCTGCATCTTCAGGATCCAGTTTCAGAATTTGTTTGGCAGCATGTATAGCTAGATCCACGTTCCGGTGAACCCTGCATGCACCAAGCAAAGTTCTCCATGTCACAGCATCGGGTTCACATTCCATTTGATGAATTAACTTGATTGCCTGATCAAGCTTCCCAGCCCTTCCAAGCAAGTCAATAATGCAACCATAATGCTCTCTTCCTGGATTGATCCCAAAAAGTTTCTTCATCGATTGAAAGTAGTACCAGCCGTCTTCTACAAGCCCGGCATGGCTACAGGCAAAGAGAACCCCAAGAATCGTAATATGGTTCGGTTTTGCACCAGAATCTTTCATGGATTGAAACAATTTTAAAGCTTCTCTGCTGAAACCGTTTTGGGCTAACCCTGCAATCATGGTGCTCCAAGAGATTACATCCTTCTCCAACATCCTAGTAAAAACAAAGTTTGCGTCGTCCATACTGCCGCACTTGCAATACATATCCAGAAGTGCATTATTAAGGATTAGATCTCGATCAAACTTCAATACATGAACATGGACCTGCCTGCCCAATTCTAGAAGCGCTAACCCAGTGCAGGCTCTTAACACACTCGTTAGTGTCGATTGATCAGGTGGAAAACCAGAAATTTTCATGCTCTTATATAGATTCAAAGCTTCATCACCATCACTGTTTTGAGCAAGGCCCCCTATGATAGAATTCCAAACAACTGAATCTCCACTCACCACCTCATTGAAAACACCTAGTGCCGCTTGCAACTCGCCCAATTTCGAATAAATATCTATAAGAGCGCTCCGAACAAAGACATCATATTCCAACCCAGCTTTAATTATCCTAGAATGAAGCTGTCTGAGATTCGATAGCCCATCACAGGCTCTCAAAACCGAAGAGAAAGTGAACATATTAGGCACGACACCTTGTCTAAGCATCATTATCAAGAACTCCAGGGCCTTGTCATTGAGCTTAGCATTAGTGTAAGCTGAAATCATGGTCGTCCACGAAACAACGTTCCTTTCAGGCATTTGGTCGAACAGTGCCTGTGCTTCATCCAAGAGGTTAAATTTGACGTACATACTGAGGAAAATGTTGATCAAAAAGGTTTTGGGCTCGTTCCCATGTGCAAAAACGTGGTTATGAACGAGCTTTCCTTCTTCGACAGCGCCGCGAGCCAAGCAGCACTTGATGAGCTCCGAGTAGGTGATAGAGTCGGCCCAGATGCCGTTTCTTTGCATAGCGTCCATGGCCTTCATGGCTCTCGGGAGGTCTCTCCGATAGCAGAAGTTAGTGAAGTCATCGAGCAGAGACGACGAGGAGGCTGGCAGATTCCACGACCCAATGGGTGCGAGAGAGTGAGGACGTGACAGCGAAAGCGTAGGCGACGATTTTATGCTCTTAAGCTTCGAAATTGCTTTCATGACTTCAAACTACCAAGCATATTGAAACGAAAGAAAATACACTCGCAGATTTCATGTGAAACGCACCGCATTGACGCCCACATCCACTTCAAATTACGCTTGTGGAAGGTGGGACTCAAGTAAGAGAGGATTCTTGATCTATTacctataaatataattattagaattatgtcatattaatatttattaatattttataaatataataaaacattGATAAGTACTTACTTgtataataaaatttcaattatttaatttgaaattaattattaaagtaataaaatattttaaaaattgataggCTCGCTGAATGCTAGTATATGTGAAACGCACCGTATTGATGACATTCACATCCACTTCAAATTTCGCGCATATAAGTTGAGACCCAAATTCTTGATCtattatgtataatttattaaatctcaatttttagtttcaaattaaaataattcaGAGTATGTAACATTAGTTTTTAAAATGtaagtaaatataataaatatcgAAAATGATAACTATTAGacataaatatgataaatatttaaatgataaaatcttaattatttaatttaagagaaaagtttattgtggagagagatagagagagttGTAAGGCTATCAATTTTTTAcactaaattaataaattagagTTAAAGGGTTTtacccgtttaattaaacgggtcgaGTTAAGATATATTGATGCCTCAACACAACACGACATGATCTGAACCCGACATGCAACATTTAaaactttgaatttttgataCGACCCAATTCGACAAAaattcaacacgaaattagtatGTTATGATTAAGAGTCGTTATatgaaaatggagagagagacaTGACGTGGGCTGAGATGTGTGTGggatgggggggggggggggggttggggGTGCAAAGGCCCAAGTCCAATGATCGAAACAAAAGGTCCACATTCACTCTCTCAGTCTGCCCGCATTCCTTCCTTCCTCATCGGTCGCTTTGTAAAAATTGATGCTTGAGGAGAAGAGAAGGAAGCCACCCCTTTAACcattttgctctctctctctctctctctctctctctcggctcTCTCAAATTTTACAGAGTCTAACAAAACCCATCTATTATGGCTCACAATACCCAAAAACAGCTTTTTCTCCGATTGAATTGAAGAGCAGAGCTACCCGGCTAAGCTGATTCCGTAGCTTA from Corylus avellana chromosome ca1, CavTom2PMs-1.0 encodes the following:
- the LOC132188072 gene encoding uncharacterized protein LOC132188072 isoform X1; the protein is MELSCRTILYFISLLLLFLSSSSSTASSSSSSIISRFQEYLQINTAQPSPQYAESADFILSQAKSIALEAQTLEFVEGKPLILLKWPGSDPSLPTILLNSHTDVVAAEHDKWSHHPFSAHLDQHGNIYARGSQDMKCVGIQYLEAIRKLKASGFQPLRSVYLSFVPDEEIGGHDGAGKFVDSDVFKSLNVGILLDEGLASTSEKYRAFYAERGPWWLVIKATGQPGHGSRLYDNSAMENLLKSIESVRRFRASQLDLVKAGLKAEGEVVSVNMVFLKAGTPTPTGFVMNVQPSEAQAGFDIRVPPTADPESLERRITEEWAPASRNMTFELGQFKQKASVRDKFGKPMLTATDSSNPWWTLLNEAVRKANGKLGKPEIFPAATDARYYRELGLPAIGFSPMANTPILLHDHNEFLNQDEYLKGIDVYVSIIKAYASYVEHTRKEGSRDEL
- the LOC132188072 gene encoding uncharacterized protein LOC132188072 isoform X2 — its product is MELSCRTILYFISLLLLFLSSSSSTASSSSSSIISRFQEYLQINTAQPSPQYAESADFILSQAKSIALEAQTLEFVEGKPLILLKWPGSDPSLPTILLNSHTDVVAAEHDKWSHHPFSAHLDQHGNIYARGSQDMKCVGIQYLEAIRKLKASGFQPLRSVYLSFVPDEEIGGHDGAGKFVDSDVFKSLNVGILLDEGLASTSEKYRAFYAERGPWWLVIKATGQPGHGSRLYDNSAMENLLKSIESVRRFRASQLDLVKAGLKAEGEVVSVNMVFLKAGTPTPTGFVMNVQPSEAQAGFDIRVPPTADPESLERRITEEWAPASRNMTFEFKQKASVRDKFGKPMLTATDSSNPWWTLLNEAVRKANGKLGKPEIFPAATDARYYRELGLPAIGFSPMANTPILLHDHNEFLNQDEYLKGIDVYVSIIKAYASYVEHTRKEGSRDEL
- the LOC132188061 gene encoding pentatricopeptide repeat-containing protein At2g03880, mitochondrial, coding for MKAISKLKSIKSSPTLSLSRPHSLAPIGSWNLPASSSSLLDDFTNFCYRRDLPRAMKAMDAMQRNGIWADSITYSELIKCCLARGAVEEGKLVHNHVFAHGNEPKTFLINIFLSMYVKFNLLDEAQALFDQMPERNVVSWTTMISAYTNAKLNDKALEFLIMMLRQGVVPNMFTFSSVLRACDGLSNLRQLHSRIIKAGLEYDVFVRSALIDIYSKLGELQAALGVFNEVVSGDSVVWNSIIGGLAQNSDGDEALNLYKSMKISGFPPDQSTLTSVLRACTGLALLELGRQVHVHVLKFDRDLILNNALLDMYCKCGSMDDANFVFTRMLEKDVISWSTMIAGLAQNGFSREALKLFQSMKDSGAKPNHITILGVLFACSHAGLVEDGWYYFQSMKKLFGINPGREHYGCIIDLLGRAGKLDQAIKLIHQMECEPDAVTWRTLLGACRVHRNVDLAIHAAKQILKLDPEDAGTYILLSNIYANSQRWDDVTEVRRTMKARGIRKEPGCSWIEVSKKIHAFILGDNSHPQTDEINKQLNQLIHRLMGVGYVPDTNFVLQDLEGEQREDSLRYHSEKLAIVFGMMSLSREKTIRIKKNIRICGDCHIFAKLITKIEQRTIVIRDPIRYHHFLDGVCSCGDYW